A window of the Hyphomicrobiales bacterium 4NK60-0047b genome harbors these coding sequences:
- a CDS encoding HAMP domain-containing sensor histidine kinase yields the protein MAFNRLFKTTAFRLSAVYLLVIILASIAVGTYTGWKTNALLTQQLVEVITAEVKGLAEQYRQGGSSRLAATIATRSRKPGNSLYFFGTQTGRKIAGSLSRIPTELRGVNRGAQFSYIWQQDETREKRNAVGIPFRVDGGLVLIVGRDIEDQLNFIYTARKMFFIGLGLLAAFGLGTGLWVSRNLLNRINQISETSKSIMAGDLSERIPINGSNDELDQLSANLNNMLMKIETLMSGMREVTDNIAHDLKTPINRIRIKAEEALIDPEGEQAKVEALQGTIEEADNLIKTFNALLKIARLEAGADNEQKDVVDLSQVMEEVAELYEPVIDDEGMELRLSISENLTILADRQLISQAITNVIDNALKYGRGDPKNTNHKTIIELMVRQNHQYVEIHIADNGEGISKENKKRVFRRFVRLEESRSKPGSGLGLSMVGAVINAYKGAIRLEDNEPGLRIIMRFPIHPIPQLASA from the coding sequence ATGGCGTTTAACCGTCTATTCAAAACCACAGCATTTCGTCTTTCAGCTGTTTATTTGCTGGTTATCATCTTAGCAAGTATCGCGGTTGGAACCTACACAGGCTGGAAAACAAACGCACTATTAACTCAGCAACTAGTTGAGGTAATAACTGCCGAAGTGAAAGGCTTAGCGGAGCAATACCGACAGGGTGGCTCGTCGCGCCTAGCAGCGACAATTGCGACCCGCTCTAGAAAGCCTGGTAACTCTCTCTATTTTTTCGGAACACAAACAGGGCGAAAAATAGCCGGTAGTTTAAGCCGTATCCCAACCGAATTACGCGGTGTTAATAGAGGTGCTCAATTTAGTTACATTTGGCAACAAGATGAAACCCGCGAAAAAAGAAATGCAGTTGGCATCCCATTCCGAGTTGACGGCGGGCTGGTACTCATTGTTGGGCGCGATATTGAAGATCAATTGAATTTTATCTATACGGCCCGAAAAATGTTTTTTATTGGCCTTGGACTATTAGCCGCCTTTGGGCTAGGAACAGGCCTTTGGGTCAGCCGTAATCTGCTAAATCGCATCAATCAGATTTCAGAAACAAGCAAATCAATCATGGCAGGAGATTTATCTGAGCGTATCCCAATTAATGGTTCGAACGATGAGCTTGATCAACTCTCAGCAAATTTAAATAACATGCTTATGAAAATTGAAACCCTTATGAGCGGCATGAGAGAAGTAACGGATAATATCGCCCATGATTTAAAAACGCCCATAAATCGAATACGTATCAAAGCCGAGGAAGCTTTAATAGATCCAGAAGGCGAGCAAGCCAAAGTAGAGGCTCTTCAAGGCACCATTGAAGAAGCGGATAATCTGATCAAGACATTCAATGCGCTTTTAAAAATCGCTCGGTTAGAAGCTGGTGCAGATAATGAACAAAAGGATGTTGTTGATTTAAGCCAGGTGATGGAAGAAGTTGCCGAACTTTATGAGCCGGTGATTGATGATGAAGGTATGGAATTAAGACTCTCAATTTCAGAAAACCTAACAATTTTAGCTGATAGGCAACTCATTTCCCAAGCCATTACAAATGTGATTGATAATGCCCTGAAATACGGTAGAGGAGATCCGAAGAATACAAACCACAAAACCATAATTGAGCTAATGGTAAGACAAAATCATCAATATGTTGAAATCCACATTGCTGATAATGGGGAAGGGATATCTAAGGAAAATAAAAAGAGAGTTTTTCGCAGGTTTGTTCGTTTGGAAGAAAGTCGCTCAAAACCGGGCAGTGGCCTAGGGCTGTCAATGGTTGGCGCAGTCATCAATGCCTACAAAGGGGCCATACGTTTAGAAGATAACGAGCCTGGCCTTCGTATAATCATGAGATTTCCAATCCATCCAATTCCACAATTGGCATCCGCTTAA
- a CDS encoding bifunctional [glutamine synthetase] adenylyltransferase/[glutamine synthetase]-adenylyl-L-tyrosine phosphorylase, with product MNNLSQRINAVPVPQNTELAESCLSDLKSDLAGKEWANEFLLDLENSSQLKALLLGVFGNSPYLTSLIKRRPEDLFGALYNIPETRMNELGTELKGNMKNASSMDEAMRHLRGYKKKAALFTALTDLSNCWDVPKVIEAITISADTALEQTTEFLFKQAMIKGDVLPKNPENPAEDSGYIILAMGKQGAFELNYSSDVDLIVFYDLERMTLKEGIEPSTFFVKLTRNMVKMMQELTADGYVYRVDLRLRPDPGATQIALSTDAAYSYYESFGQNWERAAMIKARPVAGDIEAGEELLKGLAPFVWRKYLDFAAIDDIHAMKRQVNAVKGHATIAITGHNIKLGRGGIREIEFFTQTQQLIAGGRQAHLRTTQTLETLKGLTEEQWIAPKARDELTIAYNFLRLVEHRIQMVNDEQTHTLPKSEEGMTRIANFSGFQTLEEFSKKLRHELETVQHHYSELFEDDKSLASECGNLVFVGDDIDPNTKETVANLGFKDPVKAIETVKSWHYGRYASTRSERARERLTEFQPKLLEALSNTEQPDGALSVFDKFLGDLPAGVQLFSLLSSNPKLLNLIAEIMGTAPGLARVLSRRSKILDAVLAPEFFGDLPDHDALSAIIEDKFSSCKDYQDTLDLARVIGQEQSFLIGVRLLSGIISADVAAFAYSRLAETIIQKLLEKVEEEMSHAHGGFEGASVTVLAMGKLGGYEMTASSDLDLILIYDFNQDQVQSDGKKPLSPTQYYSRITQRLISALSAPTAEGELYEVDMRLRPSGRSGPVATQLNSFVDYQKNKAWVWEHLALTRARCLTGSPSLKEKLNETIKLVISKDREKDTLITEVKDMRERIAKEKGTDNIWDIKQVRGGQVDIEFICQYLQLQFSYIHPDIINTNTVSSLEKIAERNLLNGQDGNLLVKASHLYNDLIQMIRLSTEKGFVPETASMGLKLRLAKTTNLDTYDELVEKLSNTQKQVKLIFDKIFN from the coding sequence ATGAACAATTTAAGTCAGAGAATTAATGCCGTACCTGTTCCGCAAAATACAGAGCTCGCAGAAAGTTGTCTTAGTGACCTTAAGTCTGACCTTGCAGGAAAAGAATGGGCCAATGAATTCCTTTTAGATTTAGAAAACTCATCTCAATTGAAGGCACTCCTTTTAGGTGTATTTGGAAACTCTCCCTATTTAACTTCACTCATAAAACGACGCCCTGAAGATCTGTTCGGTGCTTTATACAATATTCCTGAAACAAGAATGAACGAATTAGGAACAGAGTTAAAGGGAAATATGAAAAACGCTTCATCAATGGATGAAGCAATGAGGCACTTAAGGGGCTATAAAAAGAAAGCAGCTCTATTCACGGCATTAACCGATTTATCAAACTGTTGGGATGTCCCAAAAGTCATTGAAGCCATCACAATAAGTGCTGATACAGCACTTGAACAAACAACTGAATTCCTTTTCAAACAGGCTATGATTAAGGGAGATGTCCTTCCCAAAAATCCAGAAAACCCTGCTGAAGACAGTGGATACATCATCCTTGCTATGGGCAAGCAAGGAGCGTTTGAATTAAACTATTCAAGTGATGTTGATCTCATCGTTTTTTATGATTTAGAGCGAATGACATTAAAAGAAGGAATTGAGCCAAGTACCTTCTTTGTAAAATTGACAAGAAACATGGTCAAGATGATGCAAGAGCTAACGGCTGATGGCTATGTTTACCGTGTTGATTTGCGATTGAGACCAGACCCGGGAGCAACTCAAATTGCTCTTTCTACCGATGCAGCCTATTCATATTATGAAAGCTTTGGTCAAAATTGGGAACGTGCGGCAATGATTAAAGCACGCCCAGTCGCCGGAGATATTGAGGCTGGAGAAGAATTGCTAAAAGGACTAGCCCCCTTTGTTTGGCGCAAATATCTGGACTTTGCAGCCATTGACGATATTCACGCAATGAAGAGACAGGTCAATGCCGTCAAAGGGCACGCCACTATAGCAATCACAGGCCACAATATTAAATTGGGGCGCGGCGGTATTCGAGAAATCGAATTCTTCACGCAGACACAACAACTCATCGCTGGTGGGCGTCAAGCACACCTAAGAACCACACAAACTCTAGAAACTTTAAAAGGGCTAACTGAAGAGCAATGGATTGCCCCAAAAGCACGTGATGAACTAACAATCGCCTATAATTTTCTACGACTTGTTGAGCACCGTATACAGATGGTCAATGATGAACAAACCCATACCCTTCCCAAATCAGAGGAAGGCATGACTAGAATTGCTAATTTCTCAGGCTTTCAAACACTTGAAGAATTCTCAAAAAAATTACGTCATGAACTAGAAACAGTCCAACATCATTATTCTGAGCTCTTCGAAGATGATAAGTCTTTAGCAAGTGAATGTGGTAATCTGGTTTTTGTAGGCGATGACATTGACCCAAACACAAAAGAGACAGTCGCTAATCTAGGGTTTAAAGACCCCGTCAAAGCCATTGAAACAGTAAAATCATGGCACTATGGCCGGTACGCATCTACGCGAAGTGAGCGAGCAAGAGAACGTTTAACAGAATTCCAACCTAAACTGCTTGAAGCTCTATCAAATACAGAACAACCAGATGGAGCCCTTTCTGTTTTTGATAAATTCTTAGGTGACTTACCAGCTGGCGTTCAGCTGTTCTCACTTCTTTCTTCAAATCCAAAATTATTGAACTTAATTGCAGAGATCATGGGAACAGCACCAGGACTTGCACGCGTGTTATCCCGGCGGTCAAAAATACTAGATGCAGTGTTAGCACCAGAGTTTTTCGGAGATTTACCAGATCATGATGCATTAAGTGCAATCATCGAAGACAAATTTTCAAGTTGTAAAGATTACCAAGACACACTTGACCTCGCACGTGTCATTGGTCAGGAACAATCTTTTTTAATTGGTGTCCGGTTGCTCTCTGGAATAATTAGTGCAGATGTGGCAGCCTTCGCCTATTCACGCCTGGCTGAAACAATCATTCAAAAGTTACTCGAAAAAGTAGAAGAAGAAATGAGCCATGCGCATGGGGGCTTTGAAGGCGCTTCCGTGACGGTGCTAGCAATGGGAAAACTTGGTGGCTATGAAATGACTGCAAGTTCAGATCTGGATCTTATTTTAATTTATGATTTTAACCAAGATCAGGTCCAGTCAGATGGCAAGAAACCTCTCTCACCAACCCAATATTATTCTCGCATCACACAAAGACTAATTTCAGCCCTTTCAGCACCAACCGCTGAAGGCGAGCTCTACGAAGTTGATATGCGACTAAGACCATCAGGAAGATCCGGGCCTGTAGCAACACAATTGAATAGTTTTGTTGACTATCAAAAAAACAAAGCCTGGGTATGGGAGCATTTAGCCTTAACAAGAGCTAGATGTTTAACCGGATCACCAAGCTTGAAAGAAAAACTAAATGAAACAATTAAACTCGTCATATCCAAAGACCGTGAGAAAGATACGTTGATCACAGAAGTTAAAGATATGCGTGAGAGAATAGCAAAGGAAAAAGGAACTGATAATATTTGGGATATTAAACAGGTTAGAGGTGGTCAGGTTGATATTGAGTTCATTTGCCAATATCTACAATTACAGTTTTCATACATCCATCCCGATATTATAAATACAAACACTGTGAGTAGTCTGGAGAAAATTGCTGAACGAAATCTCTTAAATGGGCAGGACGGAAACTTACTAGTAAAAGCCTCTCATTTATATAATGACCTTATTCAAATGATACGGTTGAGCACAGAAAAAGGCTTTGTTCCTGAAACTGCGAGTATGGGATTAAAATTAAGGTTAGCAAAAACCACTAACTTGGATACCTATGATGAGCTCGTTGAAAAGCTTTCCAACACCCAAAAACAAGTAAAATTGATTTTTGATAAAATATTTAACTGA
- a CDS encoding RNA polymerase sigma factor translates to MQSGIIETEQDLIIHAQKGDQKAFKELVHQNLPNVLALGFRMLNNASEAEDMAQDVMLSLWQNISKYDAGKAKFSTWLYRITANRCLDRIRKKTPEQLPEDYDPVIEAEQLDNLYNKQLSKQMETTLQTLPERQYLALVLFHYQGHRMTEVAEIMECSSEAVESLLARARRTLKQKLGPLWQEFQNNSSPNQQEQNRGEVV, encoded by the coding sequence ATGCAAAGTGGTATTATTGAAACCGAGCAAGACCTGATCATTCACGCTCAAAAGGGCGATCAAAAAGCATTTAAAGAACTTGTGCATCAGAACTTGCCAAACGTGCTCGCTCTTGGGTTTAGAATGCTGAATAATGCAAGTGAAGCTGAAGACATGGCCCAGGATGTAATGCTCAGTCTTTGGCAAAATATCAGCAAATACGATGCCGGCAAAGCTAAGTTTTCAACATGGCTTTATAGAATAACGGCAAACCGTTGTCTCGATCGCATAAGAAAAAAAACACCAGAACAATTGCCGGAAGATTATGATCCAGTCATAGAGGCTGAACAGCTAGATAATCTTTATAACAAGCAGTTATCCAAACAAATGGAGACAACATTGCAAACACTGCCGGAGCGGCAGTATCTCGCATTAGTCTTGTTTCATTATCAAGGTCATCGAATGACTGAAGTCGCTGAAATTATGGAATGCTCAAGTGAAGCAGTTGAAAGTTTATTAGCAAGAGCCAGGCGAACATTAAAACAAAAACTAGGTCCACTCTGGCAAGAATTTCAAAACAATAGCTCACCCAATCAACAAGAACAAAATCGGGGGGAAGTGGTATGA